From Microlunatus capsulatus, a single genomic window includes:
- a CDS encoding GNAT family N-acetyltransferase: MPWIEVHPAAPENERALATLENAAWALEVRARPRMAVDEAFFGPHRQPHDVLVAVEEPEGVILGHVDLDRQFPVPSNAHVIRLLGLLVSPAARGQGIGAKLLAAAVEEARVRGARKVEVRALSTNATAIDLYERAGFVEEARFRDEFALVDGRLVDDVWFSRWIA, encoded by the coding sequence ATGCCGTGGATCGAGGTGCATCCGGCCGCCCCGGAGAACGAACGAGCGCTCGCGACCCTGGAGAACGCCGCCTGGGCGCTCGAGGTGCGGGCCCGTCCCCGGATGGCCGTCGACGAGGCCTTCTTCGGTCCGCACCGCCAGCCGCACGACGTGCTGGTCGCCGTCGAGGAGCCCGAGGGGGTGATCCTCGGCCACGTCGACCTCGACCGGCAGTTCCCCGTGCCCAGCAACGCCCACGTCATCCGGCTGCTCGGGCTGCTGGTGTCACCTGCGGCCCGCGGCCAGGGCATCGGCGCGAAGCTGCTCGCCGCCGCCGTCGAGGAGGCGCGCGTCCGCGGCGCCCGCAAGGTCGAGGTCCGCGCGCTGTCCACGAACGCGACGGCCATCGACCTCTACGAGCGGGCCGGCTTCGTCGAGGAGGCCCGGTTCCGCGACGAGTTCGCCCTCGTCGACGGTCGCCTCGTCGACGACGTGTGGTTCTCCCGCTGGATCGCCTGA